ACTAACTACTATGTACATTCATCACCTAATATAAATAACTATAGATTAATTCCATTCTTACAATGACTTCTTCAATGTTTTTTCTCCTAGCCTATCCAAGACAAAAATGACTGCATAGCTATATTTACACTTTACTACAAAATAATATTTCATTTCTAATTTACTCATACCCTATCCTTTAGAAATTCTTGCACTTTAACATTTTATGTATTCTATATATTCGAAGATCTGCTTGCATAGGATTACTTAGCAAAAATAGCTTAGATATGATATTTCCAAATTTCAGTTTAGTTGCAAGTTCACTTTTATCTGGACTACTAATTTACACAACACATTCTGGAtgtatacataaatatacaATCAGTACTAACCACTAACAACCACCTATATTAACAAGacttaataaatttatatttctaacttttaaaaatttgtatATCTTCAAACTGATCCAAATCAATGTTTAACACCTTCTCAAAATTCAGTCTCAATAGTagtaaaacaaaaacaaaacataaACAACagctttcctttttctcttccaacCTGAGATTcatgaaaacataaaaatttagCATTCAAAGTTCAATATACAATGCTAtgctaataaatcagaaattcctATAACACTCTCACTATGtagcagaaaattcatacaAATTGCTTCCTCTTGCTGTCTTTTTTAATTCACCAGAATATTGAACACATTTAAATAACTATAACCACTTTGAATCATCTTCTTGCTGCTCATAATAATTACAAATTCATTTACCTTTATCTCATACATGATCATCAATCATAATCACCAATAAAACATGAACAACAGTTTCTTCCTATTCCCCTCAATTTACAATCCATAAACGTAAGCTTCCACTATACATAGAGGGTCAAAAAAATGTTAACTCTCTATgatttactttaaaaaaatcaCAAGTCGTACTTGATTGCTCCTTCCTGATTGCATACTCATTCATCCAGATATCCATATACAAGATACACAATAATGTTACCTTATAGTATACTAACTCAACTACAAACATTACAAACAGGGAACAAAAGTCTCTGCAGCAGCCTATGAAAATTGCATCCGACTGTTCAGAAATCTGTTAGTTCCATACCAGCGATACTACATCTCTGGTGCAACTATTATCAATGCTGTTCCTACATACAAAGTTAGCGAATATCCGTACTCTTGGGTCCTTCATTACTCAACTTTGATTGAGCGCTACCTCGAACCAATTCCTCCAATGCTTCCATGTCCTTTCACCTTTGACAACTTTTCTGATGCACATAAACATGCAGAATCTGATATTACTCTGATAAGTAAGTGTTATATAAAAAACATATCTCTGCagaattttatccaattttacATTCTTAGATACTTTCAAATCTGACTAACTACTTCAAACTATAGGTGTCAAAGCATTGGTCATATATGCCTTCCTTAAAAAAGAAACAACTCCAGATTCAGTCACAAGGGATTTTCTCATTGTAAATGAAGAGTAAGAAATCTCACTTGCCTCTATTATTTGACACATACATTATTATTTAACATCATCCTTTTTATTGAGTCTTTATTgtttaaaggaaaaaattgatGCTTCTCACCTTATGGAATGAGTTCCAAGAGTATGAAGGCAATATCCTTGCAAACACCATTGCAACTGCTCCTATGATCTTTGCTATGAGAGTGAAAGTCTCTACTTTCAACAGTGAGTCCCTTACTCTAAAAATTCTGTATACATTCATTACATATCACTCATATTTGTCACACATAAAAATCTTAATTCTCTGCTTAAACAGGTTTGTCATTAACAACAATAGGACTATCATGCATTCTCATCAATCCACCAGTCCATGACGAATTGCCACTTCGTGAATGGTATAGCATCCATAAAGATGAAGTTAAGATTTTATTGGAAGCAAAAGCATATAAAGATCCAGAATTTCTGCTTCCACCACCAAACCAAGAGCACATCAAGACCATTCATGATGCATTAATCTCATTCGGAACAGTAAGAATGCCTAACTTTTTCCCTAACCAATCAGTTTTATCATTTTACACTTCAActtcaaagaaaatgaaatagTAATACACTAGAGTTCAATTCATTTGCAGCAAAAAACAGCATGGATAGGCGGTACAGTGCAATTATCATTTGGCCAAACTCGCTTTTGGTACACTGCATGCTCAAATTGTTTGAAAACTGTTGAAGCAGATACAGATTGGATCATAAAATGTTCATCATGCAGACAAGAAGCCGAAGTGGAACTAAGGTATTGTTTCTCATCTAGCCTGTTTAAAATTAACTCTTTTATACTATACATTGTACAATAAACTAAAACTCGGACATTGCACATAAGGTGTCGCATTGGAATAACAGTGACCGATCCAACTGCAAGCATTCAATGCTTAATATCTGGAAAAGAAGCTGAAAGACTGATACAATTGACTGCTGTGCAGCTTAAGGATGCAGAGGCACATGTACATCAGCACACCTAACTTTCAAGTTTTCGTTCAACATTTATATACAGAAATACTAATATATAAACACTCACATTGATGCTTATCATTTCAGGGAATAACAATGAACCAAGAACTCTCTGCCATCATGAAAAAGTACAGGTTGATCTGTTTTATCAAAACATATGAGACAACTTTTCAAGGACAACTTCAAAGAAGAAATGCAATCATCAAAGCCTACCCAACAGCTGAAGTCCCCAACATATCATTGGCTCTATTAGATTCACCACCAACTCTCCAAGCTTCAGAAACTGGAACAACATCAAACACCAAGCAAAAACAAGTCATAGAACAACAAACGTTCACACCAACAGCCAAGTTGCTCCTTCAAGAAATAGCCGAATCCACTGCTACTAAAAAAAGCTTCATCACTAAATCAACAACTGCTGCAACAACCAGCCACAAACTGCTTGAAGACACTGCTACCTCAGCTTCACCAAATACCACCCCAATCGACGAAACTGCTGCCAGCCCAACAAAGAAACCAAAACAGGAAGGAAAAGGGAATTGAACACTCCCCAACCCTTACTAAAACCTTTTGATATTGCTAGAGAAGAACTTAGCAGGTCTATCATGCCTAAATTGTAGTTTTAGAATCCATTGCTCCAATATTTTTTGATAGAGCAATGCATTCTAATACTTAGAATTAGTACCTCCTCCCTCACCTGCTAACAACTCCTATTACCAGAACCATAAACCTGTAAAGCCTAGGTTCATGACTTGGTCAAGCTGAAAATGCAGTATTAGAATCCATTGCTCCAATATCTTTTGATAGAGTAGTGCATTCTAATACTCATATGTCATATAAGCTTCTCTAGCAATCAATAATATGTGCAGTACTTCTATACGTTCCAAATGAGCGGTTTACTTTTCATATAAGTTAAAAATTTACATATGTTTCTCCATATATCTACTTTATTGCACACATTTAATTACAAGTTCAAAGTGTTGGTGCAGAAAAGCCTTTTATTTGGGGTTCACAGATTTGCACTAAGGAATTGCTTCAATTTCAGGTCACTTTCTCCTCTTCCTTGACTACACGCTATAATGTTTGTGCTTAAGTTTTGTTATATTTCATCTATTATTCATAATTTTTTCAGTTGTAGGTTCGTTTGATCTCACTTATTAATTGAACGTATGCTTTATACGATTATGGTCAGGTTGGCTAATCAATAGATTTATATGTACTAGAAGCAAACGAGTATGATCAAGGAAGATCACCTACTTGCTGCAATCAAAGTTGCTGCTTCTATCAGGGGACACAACCTATCAGTAAGCTTTTCTTCACATAATTGGCCTTAAGGTCAACGAAAAGACTGCAGCATCATAGCATTATCTCATCTTACTTCACTTTACCTTAA
This sequence is a window from Coffea eugenioides isolate CCC68of chromosome 7, Ceug_1.0, whole genome shotgun sequence. Protein-coding genes within it:
- the LOC113777301 gene encoding replication protein A 70 kDa DNA-binding subunit B-like; this encodes MPRHISTVLDIDKESDKWTVLIQVVERNHIQYTRKAPPRRIQRFMLTDAQGTKVSAAAYENCIRLFRNLLVPYQRYYISGATIINAVPTYKVSEYPYSWVLHYSTLIERYLEPIPPMLPCPFTFDNFSDAHKHAESDITLISVKALVIYAFLKKETTPDSVTRDFLIVNEEKKLMLLTLWNEFQEYEGNILANTIATAPMIFAMRVKVSTFNSLSLTTIGLSCILINPPVHDELPLREWYSIHKDEVKILLEAKAYKDPEFLLPPPNQEHIKTIHDALISFGTIQIGS